Proteins from one Streptosporangium becharense genomic window:
- a CDS encoding FHA domain-containing protein, which yields MTDQGFGVVRPLPGNGLVAHEGGLLLVCDAAEAVVGDLLGALRETAASGGDGRALARRVARVLAVGIGEPVACAVAGPANGGVAVLVSGSASAAVTGSAGEVHLAGRDALTWSDRLVPGPVTQVVLRLPDAGEAHPLTRLDTGVIVAGGVSSDLSETGGAPPAMARMEPAQPAMQQMPPFPQMESAAPMESAAPMEPAQRMEPAQPVFRQPAPQVEPVVPAPAPERPAPEAPAPPPAPYPLGASEPYPPASPSAVPAPGPSTAPAPAVMGHDDIEAAMSGGRGGEPVDVRDQPFEYELLTPGAAEPAPSMPQAPAEPASSDDEPEARPLVYGVDCKNDHFNDPRVPYCAVCGIALVQRTLVPYKGPRPPLGVLLLDDGTTLRLDTDYLVGRDPERAPEVADGSARPAKVTSPDGSVSRRHLRVALDGWDVNLVDLGSVNGTQIQPPGDSNFYDIPPNEPVAIMPGTTVRIGVSRTMRYESHRNR from the coding sequence GTGACCGACCAGGGCTTCGGAGTGGTGCGTCCGCTTCCGGGCAACGGGCTGGTGGCCCACGAGGGCGGCCTGCTGCTGGTGTGCGACGCGGCCGAGGCCGTTGTGGGGGACCTGCTGGGGGCGTTGCGGGAGACCGCCGCCTCCGGCGGCGACGGCAGGGCGTTGGCCCGCCGCGTCGCGCGGGTCCTCGCCGTGGGGATCGGCGAGCCGGTGGCGTGCGCCGTCGCGGGCCCCGCGAACGGGGGGGTGGCGGTCCTGGTCAGCGGCTCGGCGTCCGCGGCGGTGACCGGCTCGGCCGGTGAGGTGCACCTGGCCGGGCGTGACGCGCTGACCTGGTCCGACCGGCTGGTTCCCGGTCCGGTGACCCAGGTCGTGCTGCGTCTGCCCGACGCCGGGGAGGCGCACCCGCTGACCCGGCTGGACACCGGTGTGATCGTCGCGGGTGGTGTCTCCTCCGACCTGTCGGAGACCGGGGGCGCCCCGCCGGCCATGGCGCGGATGGAGCCGGCCCAGCCGGCCATGCAGCAGATGCCCCCCTTCCCGCAGATGGAGTCCGCGGCACCGATGGAGTCGGCGGCGCCGATGGAGCCCGCGCAGCGGATGGAGCCGGCCCAGCCGGTCTTCCGCCAGCCGGCGCCGCAGGTGGAGCCCGTGGTGCCGGCCCCGGCACCCGAGCGGCCCGCGCCGGAGGCTCCGGCCCCGCCGCCCGCGCCTTACCCGCTGGGCGCCTCCGAGCCGTACCCGCCGGCCTCGCCGTCCGCGGTGCCCGCGCCGGGCCCGTCCACGGCCCCCGCTCCGGCGGTCATGGGCCACGACGACATCGAGGCCGCGATGTCGGGCGGCAGAGGCGGCGAGCCCGTCGACGTGCGCGACCAGCCGTTCGAGTACGAGCTGCTGACCCCGGGTGCCGCGGAGCCCGCGCCTTCGATGCCCCAGGCGCCCGCGGAACCGGCCTCCTCGGACGACGAGCCCGAGGCGCGACCGCTGGTCTACGGGGTCGACTGCAAGAACGACCACTTCAACGACCCGCGCGTGCCCTACTGCGCGGTCTGCGGCATCGCGCTGGTCCAGCGCACGCTCGTGCCCTACAAGGGCCCGCGCCCGCCGCTGGGCGTGCTGCTCCTGGACGACGGCACGACGCTGCGCCTCGACACCGACTACCTGGTGGGCCGTGACCCCGAGCGGGCCCCGGAGGTGGCCGACGGATCCGCCCGTCCGGCCAAGGTCACCAGCCCCGACGGCTCGGTCTCCCGGCGTCACCTGCGGGTGGCCCTGGACGGCTGGGACGTCAACCTGGTCGATCTCGGATCGGTCAACGGCACCCAGATCCAGCCTCCGGGCGACTCCAACTTCTACGACATCCCCCCGAACGAGCCGGTCGCGATCATGCCCGGCACGACCGTGCGGATCGGCGTTTCGCGCACCATGCGCTACGAGTCGCACCGCAACCGCTGA